Proteins co-encoded in one Setaria viridis chromosome 9, Setaria_viridis_v4.0, whole genome shotgun sequence genomic window:
- the LOC117837900 gene encoding uncharacterized protein produces MLPLPFFLFIGASHGASPEAPGTKRSNCTLHTAMFRNKVLIRAAAADSDSSSSPALPPFRLRQLSLSAPAPIPALDLEILCCRLSRRHRVACLPQPPADALLVFQGCQSREAAEAVSEIAAAFPGASVGEEEALECSGELIAKAVGCDLRSMMLEHGWRCLGESIYVDSKFDQNQERTDLCAVKVEVRLGTNDDFEFVVSPDAFRYTTHKISDVASSNMMETFQHNNEVVLDIFNIRTACTTLPALQEGHVIGYRKMLPSECCLDKFMELCLFKHGLDTNYDYHVAVKLTYGASLETKWWPSSLVLQGPGLQPALKSVRVSKAMSALQSFVELLKAWIFFGHNKLIIKEQVLLNCSSTLPTWDKAASNLTLHSSKNDNIEDLDSGHSNIMSKGQSFILDFRTPKPAVLCSLRAKLLNTEVHKTAHPLGDNYTLSCVNPINDGFQSQLVAPNSSYKSHVPLLKPSFSRSKSAEKRKLRYSSEHPDADNSNKSSHLDAVANHANLVSSSSAILHMPVIQVSENLGRNHAELLKDRSRGGGITKDQQDYLETKLDSRRKSKDYTPSIQEVTKAIPDIEKDVLTAKVVNTKLNSVVAKDEVTAEAKRKAKQDLDKNVLTAVTKQKTMPEIVKNEFATKVRDNQNDDLKKKVTKSRAKAVDKDILNSKRTKSKPDVASDELIAKVIDHHRRGELRLLTVADLKSFLGAKKSKVGGTKEVLIQRVTELLA; encoded by the exons ATGTTACCATTACCGTTCTTTTTATTCATCGGCGCATCGCACGGTGCTAGCCCCGAAGCACCCGGGACGAAGCGGAGCAACTGCACTCTGCACACGGCCATGTTCCGCAACAAGGTCCtgatccgcgccgccgccgccgactccgactcttcctcctccccagcGCTGCCGCCATTCCGCCTCCGCCAGCTCTCGCTCTCAGCCCCCGCCCCGATCCCCGCCCTCGACCTCGAAATCCTCTGCTGCAGGctctcccgccgccaccgcgtcgcGTGCCTCCCCCAGCCCCCCGCCGACGCCCTCCTCGTCTTCCAG GGATGCCAGTCCCGCGAGGCGGCCGAGGCGGTCTCCGAGATCGCGGCCGCGTTCCCTGGGGCCTCG gtgggcgaggaggaggcgctggaATGCTCAGGTGAGCTGATCGCAAAAGCCGTCGGGTGTGATCTGCGCTCCATGATGCTTGAACATGGATGGAGGTGTCTGGGAGAGAGTATTTACGTGGACTCGAAGTTTGATCAGAATCAGGAGAGGACTGATCTCTGCGCGGTGAAAGTG GAAGTCCGACTAGGGACAAATGATGATTTTGAATTTGTTGTCTCACCTGACGCATTTCGCTACACTACTCATAAG ATCTCTGATGTTGCTAGCTCCAATATGATGGAAACATTTCAGCACAACAATGAAGTGGTTTTGGATATCTTTAACATTCGAACAGCTTGTACAACTCTCCCCGCACTTCAGGAAGGCCATGTGATTG GATATAGAAAGATGCTCCCCTCAGAATGCTGCTTGGACAAGTTTATGGAGCTTTGTTTATTTAAG CATGGGTTAGATACAAACTATGATTACCATGTAGCAGTCAAACTTACTTATGGAGCTTCATTGGAAACAAAATG GTGGCCTTCTTCATTAGTTCTCCAAGGTCCAGGGCTTCAACCGGCCTTAAAATCTGTAAGAGTATCAAAGGCAATGTCTGCCTTGCAATCCTTTGTAGAATTATTGAAAG CTTGGATTTTCTTTGGCCATAATAAACTAATAATTAAG GAACAGGTTCTACTGAACTGCTCTTCAACTCTGCCTACTTGGGATAAGGCTGCAAGTAACCTGACATTACACAGTTCAAAAAATGATAATATCGAGGATCTTGATTCAGGTCATTCAAATATTATGTCCAAAGGTCAATCATTTATTCTAG ACTTTCGCACCCCAAAACCTGCTGTCCTTTGTTCATTGAGGGCAAAATTGTTGAATACCGAAGTTCACAAGACAGCTCATCCTTTGGGTGACAATTACACTCTCAGTTGCGTGAATCCTATCAATGATGGTTTTCAATCACAACTGGTTGCTCCAAACAGTTCATATAAAT CACATGTTCCTTTGTTGAAGCCATCATTCAGCAGAAGTAAATCAGCAGAAAAAAGGAAATTGAGATATTCATCAG AACATCCTGATGCGGATAATTCAAACAAATCAAGTCATCTTGATGCTGTAGCAAATCATGCTAATCTTGTTAGTTCGTCAAGTGCAATTCTTCACATGCCAGTCATTCAG GTTTCTgaaaatcttggaagaaatcaTGCAGAGTTACTGAAGGACAGAAGTCGAGGAGGTGGAATTACCAAAG ACCAACAGGATTATTTAGAAACAAAGTTGGACTCAAGAAGGAAG AGTAAAGACTACACACCAAGTATCCAAGAAGTGACAAAAGCAATACCAGACATTGAGAAAGATGTGCTTACCGCAAAGGTGGTAAACACAAAATTGAATTCTGTTGTTGCCAAGGATGAGGTTACTGCAGAAGCAAAGAGAAAGGCAAAGCAAGATCTTGACAAGAATGTGTTGACTGCTGTGACTAAACAGAAAACAATGCCAGAAATTGTCAAAAATGAATTTGCTACAAAG GTGAGAGATAATCAGAACGATGACCTTAAGAAAAAGGTTACAAAGTCTAGGGCGAAGGCAGTTGACAAGGATATCTTAAATTCAAAAAGGACAAAATCAAAGCCAGATGTCGCCAGTGATGAGTTGATAGCAAAG GTGATCGATCATCATAGGAGAGGTGAGCTGCGTTTGCTGACAGTCGCTGATCTAAAGAGCTTCCTCGGTGCAAAGAAATCAAAGGTTGGAGGAACAAAGGAAGTGCTAATACAAAGAGTGACTGAGCTCCTTGCTTGA